A single window of Nicotiana sylvestris chromosome 3, ASM39365v2, whole genome shotgun sequence DNA harbors:
- the LOC104210875 gene encoding dehydration-responsive element-binding protein 1B-like has protein sequence MDIFRSYYSDTLTESSSLSENSSSSRNRANLSDEEVMLASNNPKKRAGRKKFRETRHATYRGVRKRNSDRWVCEIRQPNKKSRIWLGTYPTAEMAARAHDVAAIALRGRSACLNFADSVWKLHIPASADAKDIQRAAAEAAEAFGRPSESEEADSGTTPETPESSKLFMDEEALFCMPGLLANMAEGLMLPPPHYVEVGDYVEAAADMPLWSYTM, from the coding sequence ATGGATATCTTTCGAAGCTATTATTCCGACACTCTTACTGAATCTTCATCACTGTCTGAAAATAGCAGCTCCTCACGTAATAGAGCTAATCTTTCCGATGAGGAAGTTATGTTAGCTTCAAATAACCCCAAGAAGCGCGCCGGGAGAAAGAAGTTTCGCGAGACACGTCATGCAACATACAGGGGAGTGAGGAAGAGGAATTCAGACAGATGGGTTTGTGAAATCAGACAACCAAATAAGAAATCAAGAATATGGCTTGGAACTTACCCCACTGCAGAAATGGCGGCTAGAGCTCATGACGTGGCGGCTATTGCATTAAGGGGTCGTTCTGCTTGCTTGAACTTTGCTGACTCTGTTTGGAAGTTGCACATCCCTGCTTCCGCCGACGCTAAGGATATTCAGAGAGCGGCGGCAGAGGCCGCCGAGGCTTTCGGCCGCCCATCTGAGTCAGAAGAAGCAGATTCAGGCACTACTCCTGAAACGCCAGAAAGTAGTAAGTTATTTATGGATGAGGAAGCTCTGTTTTGCATGCCGGGATTGCTAGCAAATATGGCGGAAGGACTAATGCTGCCTCCACCTCACTACGTAGAAGTTGGCGATTATGTGGAAGCTGCTGCTGATATGCCTCTATGGAGTTATACTATGTAA